TGTTTTAGTCTAATAAGGTTGACAGATTGTCTATATGGGTCTAGCCTGTGTGGACCGGTTTCGTCCAGTTCAGACTGACTTACCTTGATATACTCTTGCTGGATCTGTTCCAGTGTCTCCAGATTCAAAAACAGTTAGGCTTtttggaaagagagacagaaacagtgaGCACAGACTTAGAACGTCCAACTCTCAGACTCTCCACAACCtcacacttcctcctccccctgtgtctctcttgcatcccttccatctcctccctcatCAGCTCTTTCTCCCCACTGTCTTACCAGTGAAGGAGTATTATTGAAAGCTCTATGGCTTTGTGCATGCAACAGAAGGCAGGGCTACTCCCGCGACTGTCCCTTTCCACAGTCACCTTGAACTCTCCCAGCTCTCAGTCCCCCTCTGACACTGTCACGAGAGAGTCATCAAAACACACTGCTGCACTTCTGCGGAAACTTACACACagagcgtgcacacacacacagagcgtgcacacacacacacacacacacacacacacacacacacacacacacacacacacacacacacacacacacacacacacactcaaagcagCAATCAAGCAAACAGATCATCACATGACTAGCAGCCTATAAATAAATAGGTTATGTATAAATGGTTAGCTATCttttcacagagacacacaaacccTTACTAACGTTCGCTAGATAGCAAGTAGCAAGCCTACCGGTACAGTAGCGTTACAATAGCATTAAATAGCTGTAACGATTGTCCTCTTCTTCTGATGAGGAGTAAGGTatgtcggaccaatgcgcagcgtggtaagtgtccattttaatatataaaactgaacactacaaaaatataaaatatcacCGTGAATGAACAAATGAAAATCGAAATCGTCCCATGtggtacaaacacagacacaggaaacaatcactcaaaagtgaaaccaggctacgtaagtatggttctcaatcagggacaatgattgacagctgcctctgattgagaaccataccaggccaaaaacagaaatcccaaaacatagaaaaaggaacatagacaacacacccaactcacgccctgaccatactaaaacaaagacataacaaaagaactaaggtcagaacgtgacaatagctTTAAATTCTAGCTACATTATCTAGTTATGTGCAAAGCCTCTAGGATAACGCACAGTcatatatgtacactaccgttcaaaagtttggggtcacttagaaatatccttgtttttgaaagaaaagcatcaTTTCTGTCTATTataataacattaaattgatcagaaatacagtgtagacattgttaatgttgtaaattactattgtagctggaaaagctGGTTTTTAATGGAAAAtctagaggcccattatcagcaaccatcattcctgtgatccaatgcacgttgtgttagctaatccaagtttatcattttaaaaggctaattgatcatagaaaacacttttgcaattatgttagcacagctgaaaactgttgtactggttaaataagcaatacaactggccttctttagactagctgagtatctggagcatcagcatttgtgggttcgattacaggcgcaaaatggccagaaacaaggaactttcttctgaaactagtcagtctattcttgttctgagaaatggctattccatgcgagaaactgccaagaaacttaagatcacatacaacgctgtgtgctactcccttcacagaacagtgcaaacaggCTTTAACCAgaaaagaaagaggagtgggaggccccagtgcacaactgattaagaggacaagtacattagagtgtctagattgagaaacagatgcctcacaagtcctcaactggcaacttcattaaatagtacccgcaaaacaccagtttcaaTGTCAACAGAAGGCAAGCATCCTAGAGTCGCCTCTTCagtgttgactttgagactggtgattgaactccttggcctgaatgctaagcgtcacatctggaggcatcatcatgctgtggggatgtttttcagcgccatggactgggagactagtcaggatcgagccaaagatgaacagagcaaagtacagagagatccttgatgaaaacctgctccagagcactcaggacctcagactggggtgaaggttcacctttcaacaggacaacgatcctaagcacacagccaagacaatgtaggagtggcttcgggacaagtctctgaatatccttgagtggcccaaccagagcccagacttaaacctgatcgaacatctctggagagacctgaaaatagctgtgcaggaactctccccatccaacctgacagatcttgagaggatctgcatagaagaatgggagaaactccccaaatacaggtgtgcaaagcttctagcatcatacccaagaatacttgaggctgtaatcacttccaaaggtgcttcaacaacgggtctgaatacttaagtaaatatatTAAGTATTCAAAATCAAAAATAAtgattttgctttgtcgttatgggttattgtgtgtacattgatgaggaaaaaacaaaCTTAAttaaatttagaataaggctgtaacctaacaaaatgtggaaaatgtcaaggggttcgaatactttccgaaggcactgtatacacggagtaccagtaccagatcaatgtgcagcggTACAAGGTCTTTGAGGTTGATACTGTATGTACAAGAAGACAGGGTAAGGTGACTTGGCATCTGGATAgttaataataagagtaaaataaagaacaagtagtatgtactgggctgtccgcatcgccctctgtagtgctttgcagTCAAGGGTGGTGCAATTGCCATGCCAAGCGGTGATagagccagtcaagatgctctcaattgttcATCTGTAGAACTTTTGGAGGATCTGAGGAACcaggccaaatcttttcagcctccagaGTGGGAAGAGGCTCtgccatgccctcttcatgactgtgcttgtgtgtggaccatattaagtccttagtgatgtggacaacaaggaacttgaagctctcgatccACTCCACAACagcctgtcgatgtggatggaggcgtgCTCTCCCTTTtttctcctatagtccacgatcagctccttggtcttgctgatgttgagggagaggttgttgtcacaTTTATATTATTGGTTTTATTTTCTGCCTCTTGGGTTCCCCATGGGTCTGGGCCCTGGGGCTTCAGCCCCAGTAAGCCCCTATATTTATCCAGCCCTATGTACTGTGGTATGAGGTGAGAGTTGAAGCTTGGGAGAGAGATTGTAGGTGGGAGGTTGAATTGTGTTGTTTTATGGGATGTTCGGTCAAGCGAAACTCTTTGGCCACAGTGAAGGGATGTGGATTGGGAGTCAGGACGGGGCTGTGATGCACATCCACCTCTAATTAGGTGTGTTGATTACATCACAGCAGGAAGTTGGAGACCAACCAGCAGGATGTGGGGTATTGTTTCGCAACTAGGAATAGGTACAGATGGAAGGGGGTTgggatggaggtgtgtgtgtgtgtgtgcttttgtgtgtgttcatgtgagtGCACGTTTGTATCGGGGGAAGTGTTTACTCACAACTTTCCTGAAACCCACAACTTGTAGTCTCCAAACAAGTCTCAATCAGACATTGAAACGCTGGCATTGACTTTTAGCTTTGAATGCTTATCAGCTCTAACAATGACATTTTGTTACGAAATCACAAAACTGATGTTTACTGTAAACCACATTTCTTTGAGCACTGGTGATAGTTGTCCTGGCGCTGCCTTGAACATTTTATATGGTCTTGAGGAGAATGCTGAAGTACTGCCAGACAGTGCAGGATTTGTTTTTTCATCAGACCTTGATAAATGGGagtgcattttttatttttttatctggaCTGTGTCAGCACCTGAATACAACACTGTACAATTGGACTGCATCTCGTTATGGGGTGAAAAGTTGAATCTTGAAGTGTTATGTCTACAACTATTCAAACCACACCTTCAACGTCTTTATTAAAGGACGATAATGTACCTGATTTCAAATGAGCAGGTATACAATTGGTTTTAAACTCTATTTCATGGGTACAAGGTGAAAGAATGGTTCACACAGCTGATGAAAAGTTACAGAATACACTACAGTTGTACATCTCTGAATGTTCTAAACATTACCTCTCTCCTTTTTAAAACCCCAAATAGCCTTGCAACTGTATGACCTACAAATGTTTTTGTGTATTTTTCTGCTTGCTACTATCTGAAAGAGCATGTCGTCCTGATAATGACTGGACTGGAGCAGAGGTGAGCTGAGGTGGGTCTGGGCCTGTGAGACTAATGTTCTGTGTCTGTATTACAGGTGGAGCACTGGGGCCATATCTGCAGCACCAGGCCTAGCTCTGATCCACTGTGACAGTCTCCCTTTAGGTGGGCAGTACCTCTCAGCACTCAGCACTCATTGGGATTTATAGCTCAGATTCAGGGATGGATGGGGGGTTGGtggtgaggagggtgagaggggacCACTGCTGCATGTACCCCTGCAGAGGGATGCTAAAACTGAGCATCCTgacaacacacgcacacattcaaAATAACATACACCGTATTGCACACACAGACTCAAAATAACACACACCATATTGCATACACTCTCAAAATAACGCACACTGTATTGTGTGCACGCACTCAAAATAACACACACCATATTGTACGTACACACTCAAAATAACACACACCATATTGCATACACTCTCAAAATAACGCACACTGTATTGTGTGCACACACTCAAAATAACACACACCGAATTGTACTTACACACTCAAAATAACATACACCATATTGTACGTACACACTCAAAATAACACACACCATattgcacgcacacactcaaaATAACACACACCGAATTGTACTTACACACTCAAAATAACACACACCATATTGTACGTACACACTCAAAATAACACACACCGTATTGCACGGACACACTCAAAATAACACACAACGTATTGCATGCACACACTCAAAATAACACACAACCACTCAGAACAAGACACATGTACAATGTCACACACTCAGAAGAGAACATACACACTCAACCCTCCTGTCTGCACACCCTGTTTCCATTGCAAATGGAGTGCTTTGGCGTGGGcccttagatcctcaaaaagttctacagctgcaccattgagagcatcttgactggctgcatctcCTCTTGATATggtaactgcttggcatccgaccagaAGGAACTACAAAGGGTAGTTTgtacaacccagtacatcactggggccgagctccctgcaatccaggacctctataccaagccGTCAAAGGAAGGCCGTAAAAATGGtcatagactccagccacccaagtcatagaatgttctctcttctaccacacagcaagcgatacgatgcaccaagtctggaaccaacaggaccatgAATGGCATCCATTCTCAAGCcatagactgctaaatagttaaccaaataccTACCCAGATCATCTGCATTGACCCCCTTGTGCACTAAAACTTTGAATAATCACATTAGCTGCTGCCACTGCCTATTTTCAATCCTGGTGCCTCatctttatccctacctacagtatacagtacttacatatttacctcaattacctcgtacgcatgcacattgactctgtgctggtACAGAGCCAAATAATCGTTACTCACTTTGTTTTTATTTCTTGTGTTATTAGTTttctattttgtattttattttgtatctgcattgttgagaagggcccgtaagtaagcatttcactgtttgtgTCCacttgttgtttacaaagcatgtgaaaaataacatttgatttgcccTGGGTTTTTTTTGCTCCTGAACATAAAATTACACAATTGTCATACATCTGCACCAGTGCATTCAGAACAGAGCTGTGCTTTGTCGAATAGCAATCAGCCACGCTTTGCCCCGTGACCCTAAGTGGCTGTGATAGCTTTGTCTCCTCCATCCTCTTATCTCCACGCTTCTAATGGTTAAATAGTTTTACACCCAGCCCTGCCACAGCACAGCTGAACAGAGCATTATGTTATATCACTAGGCTAGCTCCCTACAGCAAATGTGTTCCGAGGGGCTAAACGGTCAGCCAGGTATTTTTCTCATTTCAATCTCCTTGTGTTctatggaaaagagagagagtgtggtgaaTGTATAATGTAAGTCGTGTTATCATTGCTATCGTCTGTACATTGAGACATTATTTAAACATGGCTAATTTGCTGGTTTGAAAAGAATATCAATCTGTACAGTTTCAATCTCTTTATTATCTGCTCAGCATTGCATGAGTGAAGTTCAGGGAGCGAAGAAGAAGACATACCAGACGGAATGGTCAAAGTAAATCAAGTAAACAACACATCAAGCTATGAAAGATGAATAGACATGTTTTGTTTGTCCCTAAACCTCCCAGCAATGCTTACATTGGAGATTATGTTTatagacacgcacgcacacacacacacacacacacacacacacacacacacacacacacacacacacacacacacacacacacacacacacacacacacacacacacacacacacacacacacacacacacacacacacacacacacacacagcatctcaTCACAGATGATCATGTCAGCAGACACCTTGTTTCCTGCTTAAAATGGATCACTTTGTAATGGTAGTTGTGAACTTTACCCCAAAGTCAACATATAGGCTGACATACCATTCATGCTGTTCTACATGTGATGATGatatgataatgataatgataataacagTTGATGATGGTGATGGATACATTACTCTAATTTTTATTAATCAACTTCCATTATAACATGTAGCTGGGCTGTACTATTTTTTATGTGGATAAGAGGTGAATCAGGTTTGGAAATAGAAAATAACCAAACAGGTAATTCTAGCCACCTGCAGTCTCCCCTCAGCTGTTCCTTATCCAAAGTAAACTcagacctctctcgctctctctctttctccctttctctctctctttcgcttagTTTGACGATAGGTTGGTCTTAGGAGTGATGTCACCCACTTCACTCCCGCATGCACACAAATTCCACTAGCAGTGTGTGTCTCGCAGTGCGCTGCCTCTTGTGCGTAACTGGCGACACAAGGCTTTAACAAAAAAAACTACAGCACTGCGCACGGGAAAGACCGAGAGATAACAGAAACAAAATGTTGCTAATACTCCTGGAACGTTAGCCTAACATGTAGACTTACTTATCTGGTTTCCGGACTTTATAGTGGCAACCACATACTGGATACGTTGTGGCCACGGAGCGAGCTGGGCTTGTGTCGCCAACATTTTGCGGACCCTCTATGGAACTGAAGATGAGTGCAGCTCGCCAGGACGCAATGGGCCCTTGGGTATTTTACCAATGTGCTCTATATCTGTACACTGATCACACAACCTAACGCACAGCGCGTCTCCACTGATTACATTCTCTAGGACTAATGACTTGATCAACATTTGAATGCTTCCAAGTTAAGTGTTTTGGGgcggaaagacacacacacaaaattaatCAAGAGAAGATGCGTTCAGGATGGATGTAGCCAAGTTTACCACCGTTACCAATACCTCGCAGGATACCAACACCTCGAGCGCCCCAAGACCTCTCCCGCAAACGGAGGTGGGCTCCGCGCTCATAATCCTTGTGGTCACCGTGATCATTCTGGTCACCATCGTCGGTAACGCGCTGGTCATCGTGGCCGTGCTCACCAGCCGGGCTCTCCGCGCCCCCCAGAACCTTTTCCTGGTGTCCCTGGCGTGCGCAGACATCCTCGTGGCGACACTGGTCATCCCGTTCTCCCTTGCCAATGAGGTCATGGGTTACTGGTACTTTGGGAGCACCTGGTGCGCCTTTTATCTGGCACTGGACGTCCTCTTCTGCACCTCCTCCATAGTCCACCTGTGCGCCATCAGTCTGGACCGCTACTGGTCAGTCACCAAGGCCGTGAGCTACAACCTGAAGCGGACCCCCAAGCGAATCAAGTCCATGATAGCCGTGGTGTGGGTCATCTCCGCCGTCATCTCCTTCCCACCTCTCATCATGACCAAGCACAACGAGCATGAGTGTCTGTTAAACAACGAGACCTGGTACATCCTATCTTCTTGCCTCGTGTCCTTCTTCGCCCCGGGCCTCATCATGATCCTGGTGTACTGTAAAATCTATAAAGTGGCCAAGCAGCGCTCCTCCACCGTGTTCGTGGCTAAGACCGGCCTGGAGAGGCAGCCCTCTCAGTCCGAGACGTGCTTCGTGAGGAAGGAGCGGATGGAGATGGAGAGCCCCAGTAGCCAGAGCTCCGAGGACCACCACAGGCAGGAGGAGCTGGATTATATCGACTTGGAGGAGAGCTGCTGTGCGTCGGACAACAAACCACCGAACCACCGCTTCTCCAAGCGTAGGAAGGTGGAGGTCTCGGACTGCTGCCCGCCACAGAGCTGCCGTCTCTCCTGGGCCTCAGCGCGCGCCTCGCAGCTTTTCCAAGACCCCAAAAACGCTACCAACGCGACCCTGGTGGCCCAGCGACATCACCTCGCGGCACATCGGCATCACCTCGTGGCGGCTGCGTCCAAGACTAAAGTGGCCCAGATGCGCGAGAAGCGCTTC
Above is a genomic segment from Oncorhynchus kisutch isolate 150728-3 linkage group LG19, Okis_V2, whole genome shotgun sequence containing:
- the LOC109864634 gene encoding alpha-2Db adrenergic receptor-like, with protein sequence MDVAKFTTVTNTSQDTNTSSAPRPLPQTEVGSALIILVVTVIILVTIVGNALVIVAVLTSRALRAPQNLFLVSLACADILVATLVIPFSLANEVMGYWYFGSTWCAFYLALDVLFCTSSIVHLCAISLDRYWSVTKAVSYNLKRTPKRIKSMIAVVWVISAVISFPPLIMTKHNEHECLLNNETWYILSSCLVSFFAPGLIMILVYCKIYKVAKQRSSTVFVAKTGLERQPSQSETCFVRKERMEMESPSSQSSEDHHRQEELDYIDLEESCCASDNKPPNHRFSKRRKVEVSDCCPPQSCRLSWASARASQLFQDPKNATNATLVAQRHHLAAHRHHLVAAASKTKVAQMREKRFTFVLAVVMGVFVLCWFPFFFTYSLHAICRESCYIPGALFNAFFWIGYCNSSVNPMIYTIFNRDFRKAFKKIVCRTSKRTNTT